In Pseudoxanthobacter soli DSM 19599, a single window of DNA contains:
- a CDS encoding helix-turn-helix domain-containing protein, whose product MADIGAKKLFIGPRLRRVRQDLGLTQMRMAEELSVSASYLNLIERNQRPVTAQLLLRLAEVYEVDLRALAGEADQRAVVDLAEVLADPLFRETPVPHHEIVELASVAPGIGDAFARLYRAYLDAKRRAETATREAADRDAPPAGAEDAVELVRDYVQDQRNHFPAIEEAAETLSGTLLAISPDLLHAIRERLREKHGITLRVLPVDVMPRALRRFDRHRRQLLISEMLDGAGRTFSAAYQLAQLEFGPVLDTLSEKAGIGSAATRRLLRVNLANYGAAALMMPYGPFLTAAENLGYDIQVLAARFGASFEQVCHRLTTLSRPTARGVPFFMVRVDSAGNVSKRFAAANFPFSRYGGTCPLWALHSTFKIPNRIFTQVVEMPDGQRYFTIARAVSRTVSSWVQSEAELAIGLGCDLKHAQRLVYARGLDLARPDATPIGMNCRLCDRPDCTQRAMPPFSKTLLVEEHTRGIAPFRFE is encoded by the coding sequence ATGGCGGATATCGGCGCCAAGAAGCTGTTCATCGGCCCGCGGCTCAGGCGGGTGAGGCAGGACCTCGGTCTGACGCAGATGCGCATGGCCGAGGAACTCTCGGTCAGCGCGAGCTACCTGAACCTGATCGAGCGCAATCAGCGGCCCGTCACCGCGCAACTTCTGCTGCGCCTCGCCGAAGTCTACGAGGTCGACCTGCGCGCTCTCGCGGGCGAGGCGGACCAGCGGGCGGTCGTCGATCTCGCCGAGGTGCTGGCCGATCCGCTGTTCCGCGAGACGCCGGTGCCGCACCACGAGATCGTGGAACTCGCCTCCGTCGCGCCGGGAATCGGCGATGCGTTCGCCCGGCTCTATCGCGCCTATCTGGATGCCAAGCGGCGCGCGGAGACCGCGACGCGCGAGGCGGCGGACCGCGACGCGCCGCCGGCCGGCGCCGAGGACGCCGTCGAACTCGTCCGAGACTATGTGCAGGACCAGCGCAACCACTTCCCTGCCATCGAGGAAGCGGCGGAGACGCTGTCGGGCACGCTGCTGGCGATCTCGCCCGACCTGCTCCATGCCATCCGCGAGCGGCTGCGGGAGAAGCACGGCATCACCCTGCGCGTGCTGCCGGTCGACGTGATGCCGCGTGCGCTGCGCCGGTTCGACCGCCACCGCCGCCAGCTCCTGATCTCGGAGATGCTGGACGGCGCCGGCCGGACGTTCTCGGCCGCCTACCAGCTCGCCCAGCTCGAATTCGGCCCGGTGCTCGACACGCTTTCGGAGAAGGCGGGCATCGGCTCTGCGGCGACGCGGCGGCTGCTGCGCGTCAACCTCGCCAATTACGGCGCGGCGGCGCTGATGATGCCCTATGGCCCGTTCCTGACCGCGGCAGAAAATCTCGGCTACGACATCCAGGTGCTGGCGGCCCGCTTCGGCGCGAGCTTCGAGCAGGTGTGCCACCGGCTGACGACGCTGTCGCGGCCGACCGCGCGCGGCGTGCCGTTCTTCATGGTGCGGGTCGATTCGGCCGGCAACGTCTCCAAGCGATTCGCGGCCGCGAACTTCCCGTTCTCGCGCTATGGCGGCACCTGCCCGCTGTGGGCGCTGCACTCGACCTTCAAGATCCCGAACCGCATCTTCACTCAGGTCGTGGAGATGCCGGACGGCCAGCGCTATTTCACCATCGCCCGCGCGGTGAGCCGCACGGTGTCGTCGTGGGTGCAGTCGGAGGCGGAACTCGCGATCGGCCTCGGCTGCGACCTCAAACACGCCCAGCGGCTGGTCTATGCCCGCGGGCTCGACCTCGCCCGGCCCGACGCGACGCCGATCGGCATGAACTGCCGGCTCTGCGACCGGCCGGATTGCACCCAGCGCGCCATGCCGCCGTTCTCCAAGACGCTGCTGGTGGAGGAACACACCCGCGGCATCGCACCGTTCCGGTTCGAGTAG